A single genomic interval of Terriglobus albidus harbors:
- a CDS encoding DUF5597 domain-containing protein, which produces MPISATRLTLALAATLAFVPQAAPQAQAVPAPKVVEQDGRHALLVNGKPFLVLGAQINNSSTWPDTMPQVWPALERMHTNTIEAPIYWEQMEPTPGKFDFSSVDMLVRQSREHNMHLVILWFGTWKNGNMHYVPQWVKEDPKKYARVINRSGEPLDVLSAQSRTNLDADKHAFAAMMHHLAEIDSKDHTVIFVQVENESGNIGTPRDFSEASNREFAGAVPTDLVNALHKRPGTWFEVFGGDADEAFQAYYQARYVNEIAAAGKHEFNIPLYCNVWLAYPIGELPERQVRNPGIGYPSGGPTVAMLPLWKALAPSIDVIGPDIYSDDPGFYRQVIEAYARPDNALWIPETGNGDSYAPYLFLALGHGAIGFSPFGVDETGWTFGKDDGPKAHTRNYALLGPMADELAKLNFEGKLKTSVELPGQAEQELDFGPWKASVRFGFPQQDGRHAPGTPDHSGRALVAQLGPNEFLVTGVESSVAFHVPDRLPGLRMQILSAEEGEYVNGAWKAKRLWNGDQTDRGLNFHRSQNTVVRIRLGTF; this is translated from the coding sequence ATGCCTATCTCTGCCACTCGCCTGACCCTCGCGCTTGCAGCCACGCTGGCATTTGTCCCGCAGGCCGCACCGCAGGCACAGGCAGTCCCGGCGCCGAAGGTTGTTGAGCAGGACGGACGTCACGCCCTGCTGGTAAACGGCAAACCGTTCCTGGTACTGGGAGCGCAGATCAATAACTCCAGCACATGGCCTGACACCATGCCGCAGGTCTGGCCTGCTCTGGAGCGCATGCATACCAACACCATCGAAGCCCCGATCTATTGGGAACAGATGGAGCCGACCCCGGGCAAGTTCGATTTCTCCTCCGTGGACATGCTGGTGCGGCAGAGCCGCGAGCACAACATGCATCTGGTCATTCTCTGGTTCGGCACATGGAAGAACGGCAACATGCACTATGTGCCGCAATGGGTGAAAGAAGATCCGAAGAAGTACGCACGGGTGATCAATCGGTCGGGTGAACCTCTGGACGTGCTCTCCGCGCAGTCCCGTACCAACCTCGATGCTGACAAGCACGCCTTTGCGGCGATGATGCACCATCTGGCGGAGATCGACAGCAAGGATCACACCGTGATCTTTGTGCAGGTCGAAAATGAGTCTGGCAACATCGGCACACCGCGCGACTTCTCTGAAGCATCAAACCGCGAGTTCGCCGGCGCTGTGCCCACTGACCTGGTCAATGCTCTGCATAAGCGACCGGGAACCTGGTTTGAGGTATTTGGCGGCGATGCGGACGAAGCCTTCCAGGCCTACTATCAGGCTCGTTACGTCAATGAGATCGCCGCAGCCGGCAAGCACGAATTCAATATTCCCCTGTACTGCAACGTCTGGCTGGCCTATCCCATCGGGGAGCTTCCCGAACGCCAGGTACGCAACCCAGGCATCGGTTATCCCTCCGGCGGGCCAACGGTAGCGATGCTTCCACTCTGGAAGGCTCTTGCGCCGTCGATCGATGTCATCGGCCCGGATATCTATTCCGACGATCCGGGCTTCTACCGGCAGGTGATTGAAGCCTATGCCCGTCCGGACAACGCGTTATGGATTCCAGAGACCGGTAACGGCGACAGCTATGCCCCCTATCTGTTCTTAGCTCTAGGCCATGGAGCCATCGGTTTCTCGCCGTTCGGTGTGGACGAGACCGGCTGGACCTTCGGCAAAGATGACGGACCAAAGGCTCACACCCGGAACTATGCTCTGCTGGGACCGATGGCGGATGAACTGGCGAAGCTCAACTTTGAAGGAAAGCTGAAGACCTCGGTGGAACTCCCCGGACAGGCCGAGCAGGAACTCGACTTCGGTCCCTGGAAGGCGTCCGTGCGCTTCGGATTTCCGCAGCAGGATGGCCGTCATGCACCCGGCACTCCTGACCACTCTGGCCGAGCGCTGGTCGCGCAACTTGGTCCCAACGAATTTCTGGTGACGGGCGTCGAGTCCAGCGTTGCGTTTCACGTTCCCGATCGTCTTCCCGGGCTCCGGATGCAGATCCTCAGCGCCGAAGAAGGCGAGTATGTTAATGGCGCGTGGAAGGCGAAACGGTTGTGGAACGGCGATCAGACCGATCGTGGCCTGAACTTCCATCGCAGCCAGAACACCGTTGTCCGAATTCGTCTGGGCACCTTCTGA
- a CDS encoding TonB-dependent receptor — translation MNARAVNQLCTRRGMAWVLSMLLALVSLATHPLYAQVDQGAITGTVSDPSGAAVPNATVTVTNVDTGFVLTDRTDSRGTYTFSPIKIGKYSVKVTASGFSTKQQENIQLHVAERATVDIALQVGAEETVVVTTEAPLLQTGDGSTGQVIEAQTIVDTPLNGRNYVFIAQLAAGIAPGNGSRGSGKGDFSANGMRSEQNNFLLDGVDNNVNVVDFFNGASYSVKPPPEALAEFKVQTGAYSAEYGHSAGAVVNVSVKSGTNSIHGSAWEYIRNDAFDIHEWASFGNPVPKYRQNQFGGTLGFPIIKDKLFLFGDVEANRIIFGESGNITVPTTLMRQGNFSELLNPAKTGNSNPVQLLQPNSGNIATPMSCNGQNNVLCASQINATALKILNMYPVANQSIGGRITNNYYSARNAIDNTTQFDIRADYNATKSDQAFVRVSYSDTPGTRAPLLGPVLDGGGFGDTGNIVNFSEALAASWTHVFNSSFVNEARFGYNYGHFGFTQPNATNSNLAASIGLGGIPGGSANGGLPNVSVSGVNGFGTPTWTPTDEHQNVYQILDNVTKIVGNHSFRTGINFQRIRFSTLQPIEPRGTYNYSGKFTAGPGSPTTGGIAYTGSGVADFLTNNMDTAALTNIATTDDVRWIRAAYFQDDWKISQRVTLNLGLRYEYAQPYMERHDNQAAFVVNTIGPSTGTGTYYLPSSKRNVSLASSFTNTMAANRINIAYSDNRFLIQPQKTNFAPRFGIAYKATEKLVLRAGYGLFYGGLESAGYYPNLGLNYPFMFESGYNSTTLYGSCSATSCRNNGITLENGFSAAIAAGLQNSVSNPSLRGSDAQVKTPYSQQFNLSTEYAISPTLSAGLAYVGSNSRHLIVFPDKNGSTALLATGKDITAYRPFPGVNGTAYSSYAGGSSYNSLQAKLDQHMHNGLSFLASYTWSHALDNAPTPLGSRGDAGFRNPNLIGLGPDWSNSPFDVRQRIALNGSYAFPYGVGKKYGNHHGAMDIILGGWTNSLTFIAQTGNPFSMNTNVSTQAGGTAHPVAIRDPFSAGGSPDSRRTDNITSCPTQVKTTTHWYNPCSFINPPAVASGAVITGSAALPYLGSPRNSVYGPGYQRVNGSLFKTFNIWRESTTLQLRADYFNLLNTPAYGNPDQSIGSGGGQITSARSLGQFTPDSRFWQFAGKINF, via the coding sequence ATGAACGCACGCGCAGTTAACCAACTCTGCACGCGGCGAGGTATGGCATGGGTACTGTCCATGCTTCTCGCACTTGTTTCTCTGGCAACTCATCCTCTGTACGCACAGGTCGACCAGGGTGCCATCACTGGCACCGTCTCGGATCCTTCCGGCGCTGCAGTCCCGAATGCGACGGTGACTGTAACGAACGTGGATACGGGATTCGTCCTGACGGACAGAACGGACTCCAGAGGAACCTACACCTTCTCCCCCATCAAAATCGGCAAATACTCCGTGAAAGTTACGGCCTCCGGTTTTTCCACCAAGCAACAGGAAAACATTCAGCTCCACGTCGCTGAACGCGCGACTGTGGACATCGCACTTCAGGTCGGAGCGGAAGAGACGGTCGTCGTAACGACGGAAGCTCCTCTGCTGCAGACCGGCGATGGTTCGACGGGACAGGTTATTGAAGCGCAGACCATCGTCGATACACCGCTGAACGGACGTAACTACGTCTTCATCGCGCAGCTCGCAGCCGGCATTGCTCCCGGTAATGGTTCGCGCGGTTCGGGTAAGGGCGACTTCTCCGCCAACGGCATGCGGTCCGAGCAGAACAACTTCCTTCTGGACGGCGTCGATAACAACGTCAACGTGGTGGACTTCTTCAACGGAGCTTCGTACAGCGTGAAGCCCCCACCGGAGGCACTGGCTGAGTTCAAGGTGCAGACCGGCGCCTACAGCGCGGAATACGGCCACTCGGCCGGCGCAGTCGTCAACGTGTCCGTGAAATCAGGTACCAACAGCATTCACGGTTCGGCATGGGAATATATCCGTAACGATGCCTTCGATATTCATGAGTGGGCATCGTTTGGCAACCCTGTTCCCAAATACCGCCAGAACCAGTTCGGCGGCACGCTGGGCTTCCCGATCATCAAGGACAAGCTATTCCTCTTCGGTGATGTAGAGGCAAACCGCATCATCTTCGGCGAGAGCGGCAACATCACTGTACCGACGACGCTGATGCGCCAGGGTAACTTCTCAGAGCTTCTGAATCCTGCTAAGACCGGAAATAGCAATCCCGTACAATTGCTGCAGCCGAACTCAGGCAACATCGCCACGCCGATGAGCTGCAATGGCCAGAACAATGTCCTCTGCGCAAGCCAGATCAATGCGACTGCGCTGAAGATTCTGAACATGTATCCGGTCGCGAACCAGAGCATCGGCGGCAGGATCACGAATAACTACTACAGCGCCCGAAACGCGATCGATAACACCACGCAATTCGATATCCGTGCGGACTACAACGCCACCAAGAGTGACCAGGCGTTCGTTCGCGTCAGCTACTCGGATACACCCGGCACTCGCGCTCCACTCCTGGGGCCAGTTCTGGATGGCGGTGGCTTCGGCGACACCGGCAACATTGTCAACTTCTCAGAAGCTCTGGCAGCAAGCTGGACGCACGTCTTCAACTCGAGCTTCGTCAACGAAGCACGCTTCGGCTACAACTACGGTCACTTCGGGTTCACGCAGCCGAACGCGACGAACTCAAATCTGGCTGCCAGCATTGGACTTGGCGGTATTCCGGGAGGCTCCGCCAATGGCGGTCTGCCTAACGTTTCTGTAAGTGGTGTCAATGGATTTGGCACACCGACCTGGACGCCAACCGATGAGCATCAGAACGTCTACCAGATCCTGGATAACGTCACCAAGATTGTCGGCAACCACAGCTTCCGTACCGGCATTAACTTCCAACGTATTCGCTTCTCCACGCTTCAGCCCATCGAACCGCGGGGAACCTATAACTACAGCGGTAAGTTCACCGCGGGACCGGGTTCGCCCACGACCGGCGGAATCGCATACACGGGCTCCGGCGTAGCGGACTTCCTTACCAACAACATGGACACGGCAGCACTTACCAACATCGCAACGACGGATGATGTTCGGTGGATTCGTGCGGCGTACTTCCAGGATGACTGGAAGATTTCGCAGCGGGTTACTCTGAACCTAGGCCTGCGCTACGAGTATGCGCAGCCTTATATGGAACGCCATGACAACCAGGCGGCCTTTGTAGTGAACACGATCGGACCCAGCACAGGAACGGGTACCTACTATCTTCCGAGCTCCAAGCGGAATGTATCGCTGGCAAGCAGCTTCACGAACACGATGGCGGCCAACCGTATCAACATTGCTTACTCAGACAACCGCTTCCTGATTCAACCGCAGAAGACCAACTTCGCACCCCGCTTTGGCATCGCCTACAAGGCGACGGAGAAGCTGGTATTGCGCGCAGGCTATGGTCTCTTCTACGGCGGTCTCGAGAGCGCGGGATACTATCCCAACCTCGGCCTCAACTATCCGTTCATGTTCGAGTCTGGATATAACTCCACGACGCTGTATGGATCCTGCAGCGCCACAAGCTGCCGTAACAACGGTATTACGTTGGAGAACGGCTTCTCCGCCGCGATCGCCGCCGGTTTGCAGAATTCGGTTTCTAACCCCAGCCTGCGCGGATCGGATGCTCAGGTGAAGACGCCGTACAGTCAGCAGTTCAACCTCTCAACCGAATATGCGATCTCTCCCACGCTCTCTGCGGGACTGGCGTATGTGGGCTCCAACTCACGTCACCTGATTGTTTTTCCGGATAAGAACGGATCGACAGCGCTGCTCGCAACGGGCAAGGATATAACCGCCTACAGGCCATTCCCGGGGGTTAACGGTACGGCCTACAGCTCGTACGCTGGAGGTTCCAGCTACAACTCGCTGCAGGCAAAACTCGATCAGCACATGCATAACGGGCTTAGCTTCCTGGCGAGCTATACCTGGTCGCATGCTCTTGATAATGCTCCAACCCCGCTGGGCAGCCGCGGCGACGCCGGTTTCCGGAACCCGAATCTGATCGGCTTGGGCCCGGACTGGAGCAACTCACCCTTCGACGTGCGTCAACGCATTGCGCTCAACGGCTCATATGCCTTCCCGTACGGCGTCGGCAAGAAGTATGGCAATCATCATGGTGCGATGGACATTATCCTTGGGGGATGGACGAACAGTTTGACGTTCATCGCGCAGACGGGTAATCCATTCAGCATGAACACCAATGTGTCCACGCAGGCCGGTGGAACCGCGCATCCGGTGGCTATCCGCGATCCGTTCTCGGCGGGTGGTTCTCCCGATTCGCGGCGCACTGACAACATCACGAGTTGCCCGACACAGGTTAAAACCACGACACACTGGTATAACCCGTGCTCCTTCATCAATCCACCCGCGGTTGCTTCTGGGGCTGTCATCACCGGCTCCGCCGCGCTACCCTATCTTGGTTCGCCTCGTAACTCGGTCTACGGTCCGGGATACCAGCGCGTCAACGGTTCACTCTTCAAGACCTTCAACATCTGGCGGGAGTCGACGACACTCCAGCTTCGTGCTGACTACTTCAACCTGTTGAACACGCCCGCCTACGGCAACCCCGATCAAAGCATCGGATCCGGTGGCGGACAGATTACCTCCGCCCGCAGCCTGGGGCAGTTCACCCCAGACTCGCGGTTCTGGCAGTTCGCGGGCAAGATCAACTTCTAA
- a CDS encoding tetratricopeptide repeat protein: MKQRLFSSQGIGLLLTAAAVLPLGIAVALRGSSGKVSAATETETAAAKRAAYNEKVNANYNDRFSAEKHFLPSLMTTDTGQFIDPKDFPTAQYCGRCHKEAQHQWRESAHSNSNRAPWYLRNVDMLKDTKGVEYTRHCEGCHDPVAMVAGTLTQGADKRRPFDADGVTCSVCHSIQKTDTRGTGSYVIAVPAVLVDESGARITRQVSDLEILTHLDRHKAAVMQPLYKTPEFCAACHKAALPRDLNDYKWQRAISLYDEWQNSSFAKQSPLPFYVKDSVSTCVTCHMVREKITLPDPGAKNGELASHRWLGANTIIPQFYGYDEQAKKIVEFLRSNYINVDLFALEHGSDGKDVSAPLGMQSFEVKPGELITADVVLQNKGIAHALVPEQRDFYESWVDFTVKDKVGKVLFESGFLQPNGDLDPRAHSFTNRLINPDGVQNREHQVWNNKIVAYNNTIQSGRSQLVRYAFHMPAASTGPVTLTATVRYRRFNQHFMDFGMKKTGNDHYPQPVVEVVSTSRTIQVGKNGRTEPVPNENPDWMRWNNYGIALLDAQQYAASLDAFKHVAALRPTYADAYTNQAIAEFFWQRYSDAANHLHEALKLSPGNARAQYYLALVQRNTGDLEEAIVLFRQVIATFPRSRDAHRELGFSLYQLHRYAEAKEEYLKVQGIDPDDLAAHYILSILYRRLGDKEMAAKESATFNDQKDDPSANSFALGFLNQHPEIANESVFWHAHELDSDQDHIQGPLPTNFTATQN, translated from the coding sequence ATGAAGCAGCGCCTTTTCTCCTCGCAAGGTATTGGCCTGCTGCTGACCGCGGCAGCCGTTCTCCCGTTGGGGATTGCGGTTGCATTGCGCGGCAGCAGCGGCAAGGTCTCAGCCGCGACCGAGACAGAGACCGCTGCTGCAAAGCGCGCAGCGTACAACGAGAAGGTCAACGCGAACTATAACGACCGTTTCAGCGCGGAAAAGCATTTCCTGCCTTCGCTGATGACGACGGATACGGGGCAGTTCATCGACCCCAAGGACTTCCCAACCGCACAGTACTGTGGACGTTGCCACAAAGAAGCTCAGCATCAGTGGCGTGAGTCGGCACATTCCAACTCCAATCGAGCGCCGTGGTATCTGCGCAACGTGGACATGTTGAAAGACACAAAGGGCGTGGAATACACACGTCACTGCGAAGGGTGCCACGATCCCGTGGCAATGGTCGCCGGAACACTTACGCAGGGTGCTGACAAACGCCGTCCATTTGACGCCGATGGTGTCACCTGCTCTGTCTGCCACTCCATCCAGAAGACCGACACCCGCGGCACAGGTTCCTACGTCATTGCAGTTCCGGCAGTGCTCGTGGACGAAAGCGGAGCCCGCATCACACGCCAGGTCTCCGATCTCGAGATTCTGACGCATCTCGACCGTCACAAGGCAGCGGTCATGCAGCCTCTCTATAAAACTCCAGAGTTCTGCGCTGCGTGCCACAAGGCTGCTCTTCCCCGTGACCTGAACGACTATAAGTGGCAGCGCGCGATCTCGCTCTACGACGAGTGGCAGAATTCTTCGTTTGCCAAGCAGTCTCCACTGCCGTTTTATGTGAAGGACTCCGTCTCCACCTGCGTGACCTGCCACATGGTGCGCGAGAAGATCACCCTTCCGGATCCTGGAGCGAAGAATGGGGAACTGGCTTCGCACCGCTGGCTGGGAGCGAATACCATCATTCCGCAGTTCTACGGCTATGACGAGCAGGCGAAGAAGATCGTAGAGTTCCTGCGCAGCAACTACATCAACGTCGACCTCTTCGCACTGGAGCATGGCAGTGACGGGAAGGATGTCTCCGCGCCTCTGGGAATGCAAAGCTTCGAAGTGAAGCCCGGCGAGCTGATTACGGCGGATGTAGTGCTGCAGAACAAAGGCATCGCGCACGCTCTGGTGCCGGAGCAGCGCGACTTCTATGAGTCGTGGGTAGACTTCACCGTCAAGGACAAGGTCGGGAAGGTGCTGTTTGAAAGCGGCTTCCTGCAACCGAACGGCGATCTTGATCCGCGGGCGCACTCGTTCACCAATCGCCTGATCAATCCTGACGGAGTGCAGAACCGTGAACATCAGGTCTGGAACAACAAGATCGTTGCGTACAACAACACCATCCAGTCCGGCCGTTCGCAACTGGTGCGTTACGCCTTCCATATGCCGGCTGCAAGCACCGGACCGGTAACACTGACGGCAACCGTGCGGTATCGCCGGTTCAATCAACATTTTATGGACTTCGGCATGAAGAAGACCGGCAACGATCACTACCCACAGCCAGTGGTTGAGGTCGTGTCTACGTCGCGCACGATCCAGGTCGGAAAGAACGGCCGCACAGAGCCGGTTCCGAATGAGAATCCCGACTGGATGCGTTGGAATAACTACGGGATCGCGCTGCTGGATGCGCAGCAGTATGCCGCCTCGCTCGACGCTTTCAAGCATGTTGCGGCACTGCGGCCTACCTATGCGGATGCCTACACGAACCAGGCCATTGCGGAGTTCTTCTGGCAGCGGTACAGTGACGCCGCCAATCACCTGCATGAAGCGCTGAAACTCTCACCCGGAAATGCGCGGGCACAGTATTACCTCGCGTTGGTGCAGCGGAACACCGGAGACCTGGAAGAAGCGATTGTTCTTTTCCGTCAAGTGATTGCCACCTTCCCGCGCTCGCGGGATGCGCATCGCGAACTGGGCTTCTCGCTCTATCAACTGCACCGCTATGCTGAGGCGAAGGAGGAGTATCTGAAGGTGCAGGGCATCGATCCCGACGATCTGGCGGCACACTATATCCTTTCGATCCTCTACCGCAGACTCGGCGATAAGGAGATGGCGGCAAAGGAGTCAGCGACCTTCAATGATCAGAAGGACGATCCCTCCGCCAATAGCTTCGCTCTTGGCTTCCTCAACCAGCACCCTGAGATCGCAAATGAAAGTGTGTTCTGGCATGCGCATGAGCTCGATTCGGATCAGGATCATATCCAAGGCCCACTTCCAACAAACTTTACAGCGACGCAGAACTAG
- a CDS encoding CRTAC1 family protein, which produces MRVLPANFAVFGLLLSLSCGTTNLAGQAPAAGSKTKSPVEHANFIDASDRLKPGFQARAYHSSHKYIMETIGSGVAAFDYDNDGRLDIFLVNGASVPNPAPKGTIPQKKGPEDWNRLYHQKSDGSFEDVTERAGLKGVGYGMGVAVGDFDNDGFEDLYVTAYGGNRLYRNNGDGTFTDVTEKSGTGGAAAQGDTWYTAAAWVDLDNDGKLDLVALRYVHWDFEDVWCGEHREGYRAYCHPDIFPAIRPMVYRNNGDGTFTEKGVAFGLDKPAKGLGIALADFNRDGKVDLAIANDSMFEFLYRNEGDKFSEIGLTAEIAVDSEGKTYAGMGIDFEDYDNDGLPDLVITNLAMQKYALYRNNGDGSFNYDTYSSGIAKMTLLRSGWGIRFFDYDNDGRKDLIVAQGHDLDNVELNFPQLHYREPMLLARNVGEGKFVDISSEAGAVFREPWVGRGLALGDFDNDGRLDAVVTINDGPAHLILNRTESGNHWLTLLLVGHTSNRDAIGANVRVICHGQSQYATVSTAGSYLSSSDKRVHFGLGDSTEADVEILWPSGIRQRLQHVSGNQDQALRIEEPAK; this is translated from the coding sequence ATGCGGGTGCTTCCGGCGAATTTCGCTGTGTTTGGGCTGCTCCTCTCTCTGAGTTGTGGAACGACGAATCTTGCAGGACAAGCTCCTGCAGCAGGCTCCAAAACGAAATCTCCGGTGGAGCATGCGAACTTCATCGATGCCTCAGACCGCCTCAAGCCCGGTTTTCAGGCGCGTGCTTACCACTCGTCTCACAAGTACATTATGGAGACGATAGGCTCTGGCGTAGCAGCCTTCGATTACGACAACGACGGACGTCTCGATATCTTTCTCGTGAATGGTGCGTCCGTGCCGAACCCTGCACCGAAGGGGACCATACCGCAAAAGAAGGGGCCGGAAGACTGGAATCGCCTCTATCACCAGAAAAGCGATGGCAGCTTCGAAGACGTGACCGAGCGCGCAGGCTTGAAAGGTGTCGGCTATGGCATGGGGGTTGCCGTCGGAGACTTCGACAACGATGGGTTTGAAGATCTCTACGTGACAGCCTATGGAGGCAATCGCCTCTATCGCAACAATGGTGACGGCACGTTTACGGATGTGACGGAGAAATCCGGCACGGGCGGCGCGGCTGCCCAGGGTGATACCTGGTATACCGCCGCAGCGTGGGTCGACCTCGATAACGATGGCAAGCTTGACCTTGTCGCGCTGCGGTATGTGCATTGGGACTTTGAGGATGTCTGGTGTGGAGAGCATCGCGAGGGGTATCGCGCCTACTGCCATCCTGATATCTTCCCTGCGATTCGTCCCATGGTGTATCGCAACAACGGCGATGGGACCTTTACGGAGAAGGGCGTTGCTTTCGGTCTCGATAAGCCGGCAAAGGGATTGGGCATTGCTCTTGCGGATTTCAATCGTGACGGCAAGGTCGATCTGGCGATCGCGAATGACTCCATGTTCGAGTTCCTCTACAGAAATGAAGGAGACAAGTTCAGCGAGATCGGCCTCACTGCGGAGATTGCCGTCGACAGTGAAGGGAAGACGTACGCCGGCATGGGAATCGACTTCGAAGACTATGACAACGACGGTCTTCCGGACCTGGTCATCACGAACCTCGCCATGCAGAAGTATGCGCTCTATCGCAACAACGGCGATGGTTCCTTCAACTACGACACCTACAGCTCGGGTATCGCGAAGATGACCTTGCTGCGCTCCGGCTGGGGCATTCGCTTCTTTGATTACGACAACGATGGCCGCAAAGATCTGATCGTGGCCCAGGGACATGACCTGGACAATGTGGAGCTGAACTTCCCGCAGCTTCATTACCGTGAGCCGATGCTGCTTGCCCGTAACGTCGGCGAAGGAAAGTTCGTTGATATTTCGTCCGAAGCTGGAGCAGTTTTTCGGGAACCGTGGGTGGGAAGGGGGCTGGCGCTCGGCGACTTCGACAATGACGGCCGTCTCGATGCGGTGGTCACGATCAACGATGGGCCTGCGCACCTGATCCTGAATCGGACTGAGTCCGGCAATCACTGGCTGACGCTGCTTCTCGTCGGCCATACCTCCAATCGCGATGCAATCGGGGCCAATGTGCGCGTGATATGTCACGGCCAATCGCAGTACGCCACGGTCTCGACCGCGGGCTCGTATCTCTCCAGCAGTGACAAGCGGGTTCATTTCGGTTTGGGCGACAGTACGGAAGCAGACGTAGAGATTCTGTGGCCGAGCGGCATCCGGCAACGCCTGCAACATGTGAGTGGGAATCAAGATCAAGCGCTTCGTATCGAAGAACCCGCGAAATAG
- a CDS encoding tetratricopeptide repeat protein produces the protein MSPVSKAAVLLLCCVPLTLHGQTTAKQAVHPATCSLSPADAALARNALESYNKGDLEQAKPQLIKLAQTYPCQTELQAAAGMALADSGDNAGALPFLEHAHTQNRNDAAIAFNLGVAVMKSGNTKRAEEIFSNLVKRAPAKPDYHLALAEVQMQREEFAAAAASFEKANAALRAVNAPVSLDMRIDWATALLKNGQPAKAKDLLADPEPLKSAPAQEILAESEEKAGNYTEAVKHFQLAAQLDPSESMIFGFGNEMLQHWSFGSAIDIFKYGVSKYPSSELLQMGLGIAYFGNHSYDLAAQPFQSVLQRSPQNATAAELLGRSCEVASSASVAGCDTLQAFADAHPENAMASLYAASSILHQATDTRDTARAESLLQHSLKADPRLADAWYELGVLQHSRNQWDESAASLEHAVELRPAFPEAHYRLSRAYARLGKGDKAQAEIALQQKYAQQTKDENNRRMQEVITFLTAKN, from the coding sequence GTGAGCCCTGTTTCAAAAGCCGCCGTGCTTCTGCTGTGCTGTGTGCCTCTGACGTTGCATGGACAGACGACAGCGAAACAAGCGGTGCATCCCGCGACATGTTCCCTTTCGCCGGCAGATGCCGCCCTGGCTCGCAACGCGCTCGAAAGCTATAACAAGGGCGATCTCGAACAGGCAAAACCCCAGCTTATAAAGCTCGCGCAGACCTATCCCTGCCAAACGGAACTTCAGGCCGCCGCTGGTATGGCGCTGGCAGACTCCGGTGACAACGCGGGTGCATTGCCGTTCCTGGAGCATGCGCATACTCAGAACAGAAATGATGCTGCCATCGCTTTCAACCTCGGCGTCGCTGTGATGAAGTCCGGCAACACGAAGCGCGCGGAAGAGATCTTCAGTAATCTGGTAAAGCGCGCTCCCGCAAAGCCTGACTATCACCTGGCATTGGCCGAAGTGCAGATGCAGCGGGAAGAGTTCGCCGCCGCCGCTGCATCCTTCGAAAAGGCGAATGCAGCGTTGCGAGCAGTCAACGCTCCGGTAAGTTTAGACATGCGGATCGATTGGGCAACGGCACTGCTGAAGAACGGGCAGCCGGCCAAAGCGAAGGATCTGCTCGCAGACCCTGAACCTCTTAAGTCCGCGCCCGCGCAAGAGATCCTTGCGGAGTCCGAGGAGAAGGCAGGGAACTACACCGAGGCGGTGAAGCACTTTCAGCTTGCTGCCCAGCTTGATCCCTCCGAGTCCATGATCTTCGGCTTCGGTAACGAGATGTTGCAGCACTGGAGTTTTGGCTCGGCGATCGATATTTTCAAGTACGGAGTTTCAAAGTATCCATCAAGCGAGCTACTGCAGATGGGGCTCGGCATCGCATACTTTGGCAACCACAGCTACGATCTGGCTGCTCAGCCCTTTCAATCGGTGCTGCAGCGCTCTCCGCAGAACGCCACTGCAGCGGAATTGCTTGGCAGAAGCTGCGAGGTCGCATCCAGTGCCTCTGTTGCCGGCTGCGACACGCTGCAGGCCTTTGCCGACGCACACCCTGAGAATGCAATGGCATCGCTCTATGCCGCCAGCAGCATTCTTCATCAAGCAACCGATACGCGCGACACCGCAAGAGCGGAGTCGCTGTTACAGCACTCCCTGAAGGCGGACCCTCGGCTTGCCGATGCCTGGTATGAGTTGGGTGTGCTGCAGCATAGCAGAAATCAGTGGGATGAAAGTGCGGCGTCCCTGGAGCACGCTGTCGAGCTGCGACCCGCATTTCCTGAAGCTCACTACCGTCTCTCACGCGCCTATGCGCGTCTCGGAAAAGGGGACAAGGCTCAGGCCGAGATCGCGTTACAGCAGAAGTACGCCCAGCAAACCAAAGACGAAAACAACCGCCGCATGCAGGAAGTGATTACCTTCCTGACTGCAAAGAACTAG